Within the Pengzhenrongella sicca genome, the region TGGTCTCGAGCGTGAACTCCCCCGGGCGCAGCCCGGCGAGGGTCCGGAACGCCGGGTCCCAGCGGTAGCCGCGCGACTGCACGCCGAGCACCATCGACGTGCCGAGGTTGAGGTAGGCGATCCCGGGCTCGGTCGCGCCGAGCCCGAGTCCGGCCGCCTGGCCGTCGCCGATGCCCGCGACGAGCGGGACGGGGCTTGGCAGGCCGAGCGAGCGCGCGACGTCCGGCGTGAGCGGCGCGATCTGCTCGCCGGCCGCGACCAGGTCGGGAAGCTGGTCCCGCCGCAGGCCGGCGAGCTCGACGAGCTCGTCCGACCAGTCGAGCCGGCGCAGGTCGAACAGCCCCAGGGTGTCGGCGGAGGCGTGGCTCGTCGCCCAGCGGCCGGTGAGCCGCGCGGCCAGGTACGCCTGCACGTCGCCGACTCGCGCCGCGGCGCGCAGCACCTCGGGCTCGTGCGACGCCAGCCAGGCGAGCTTGTAGATCGCGGGCGTCGTGTCCGGCGGCTTGCCGGACAGCTCGTGCACGCGCGCCGAGCCGAGCGCCGCGATCTCGGCGTGCGCGCGCCCGTCGAGCCAGAGGATCGCGGGTCGCAGCGGCCGCCCCTCGCCGTCCAGGCAGACGAACGTCTCCCGCTGGTGGGTCAGGCACACGGCCCGGACGCGACCCGGGTCATCGAGCTGGGCGACCGTCGCCGCGATCGCGGCCTGCGTCGCGGCCCACCACTGCTCGGCGTCCTGCTCGTGCTGGGACGGCGCGGGCTGGGCGGTGCGCAGCGGCCGGGAGGCCTGCGCCACGACGACGCCGTCGGTCGTCGACGCGATGGCCTTCGCGGCGGTGGTCGACAGGTCGACCGCGAGGACGAGCCCGCCGCCGTCGACCGTCGGCTGACCGCTCACGAGGTGGGCGCCACGATGACCTTCAGCCCGACCCGGTCGCTCGCGACGGCGAAGGCCTCGCCGGCCCGATCGAGGCCGAACGTGTGGGAGACGACCGACGCGACGTCGACCCGGCCGGCGGCGGCGAGCGCGATCGAGCGCCGGTAGACCTCCTTCATCCGCCGGGAGAGCTTGATCGTCAGGCCCTTGCGGCGCGCGACCGAGGCAGGGAACGACGTGTCGTCGCGGTCGGGAATGCCCGCGAGGATGACGCGGCCACCGGGCCGCGCCGCCCCGACCGCGAGACCCACCGCCGCGTCATTACCGGCGGCCTCGAACGCGACGTCGACGCCGCGGCCGCCGGTCGCGGCGAGGATCTGGGCCTCGATGTCGGGGGCGTCGGCGTCGAGGACGACGTCGGCGCCCATCGCCGCGGCAGCGGCGCGCCGGTGGGCGAGCGGCTCGACCGCGACGACGGTGATCGCGCCGCCGGCCCGCGCGAGCTGCACGAGGCACAGCCCGATCGGCCCGCAGCCGATCACGGCGACGGCCGCGCCGATGCGGGGCTTGCCGAGGTCGTGGGCGTGCACGGCGACCCCGAGCGGCTCGAGCATCGCGGCGTCGGCGTCGCTGAGGCTCGTGGGAACGGCGTGCAGCAGCTCGGTGGGCCAGGCGACGTACTCGCGCAGGCCGCCGTCGTTGGCGCCGTGGCCCGCGAACCCGACCGTCGGGCAGAGGTTCCGGTTGCCCTCGAGGCACTGCTCGCACGCGCCGCACGGGCGGGCGGGGTCGACAGCGACCCGCTGCCCGTCCAGCGGGCCGCCCTCGACGACCCCCGCGAACTCGTGCCCGAGCACGAGCGGGCGCGTGAGCTGGGCGTCCCCGATGCCACCCTGCGCGAACCAGTGCAGGTCCGAGCCGCACAGCCCGATCGCCGTGACCCGCACGAGGCTCTCGCCGGGGCCGGTGACGGGGCGGGGCTCCTGTGCCACCCGCACGTCGCCGATCGCGTGCAGCCGCGCGACGCGCATCGTCGCGGCCGGGGCCGGGCCCGAAAGGCCCGCTCGGTGCGACTGCGCGGCCGGGGCCGCCTGCTCAAAGGGTGTGTCTGACATGGCTTCGACCCTAGACGCTGCGATCGGCGACACTGTCCCGGTGGTCGTGCAGCCGGTGACTCCCGAGGCGCTCGTCGGCCGACTTGTCGGGTTCGTGACCGCGCTCGATGCGGGTCGGCGCTGGCGGATCGCGATCGACGGCGCGCCCGCTACCGCGCCCGGCGACCTCGCCGACGCGCTCGTCGGGCCGCTGCGGGCCGCGGGCCGGCCGGTCGTGCGCGCCAGCGCGAGCGACTTCCTGCGCCGCGCATCGCTGCGCTGGGAGCGCGGCCGCGAGGACGCGGACGCGCTCTTCGAGGACTGGCTGGACGCGGGCGCGCTGACGCGCGAGGTGCTCGTCCCGTTCGGGCCGGCGGGCACCGGCCGCTACCTGCCGTCGCTGCGCGATCCCGTCCGGGACCGGTCCACCCGAGCCGGGACGCTCCAGGCCCCGGCAGGCGCGGTCCTGGTGCTCGACGGCACCCTGCTCCTCGGCCGGGTCACCGCGCTCGACCTGTCGGTGCACCTCGCGCTCCGGCCCGAGACCCTCGCGCGGCGGACGCCAACGGCCGACCGCTGGTCGCTGCCCGCCTTCGCCCGCTACGCGGCCGAGGTCGACCCCGAGCGCGCCGCCGACGTCGTCGTGCGGGTCGACGATCCGCGGCACCCCGCGCTCGTGCTCCCGGTATGAGGGACGCCGTCGGCCGTCCCGGTGGCCTGCCGCGACGGCCCCTGCGTCAGCGGGCGGCCGGGCGGTACGCCGAGATCAGCCCGTCGAAGAGCTCGTTCAGCCGGCCGTCGACGACCCGCCGGGCCGGGTCGGCGTCGTGCCACGCGACGATCTCGCGCGCGCCCTGACGGAACGGGACCGCCGGGGCGAACTGCGGCACGAGCGACCGGATCTTGGTCGTGTCGAAGATCATCGCGTGCGCCTTGTCGCCGAGCAGACCCGCGCCGATCTCGGGATCGGCCGCCGCGATCGCGTCCGAGGGCACGTGGACCAGGCGCGCCTCGACGCCGGCTGCGGCCGCGAGGTCGCCGTAGATCGTGTTCCAGGTCGGCGCCTCGTGCGACGTGATGTGGAACGCCTCGCCGATCGCCGTCGCCGCGCCGAGCAGCCCGACGAAGCCGACCGCGAAGTCGGTGGTGTGCGTGAGCGTCCACGGCGTGGTGCCGTCTCCGTGCACCACGACCTCGAGGCCCCGCCGCATCCGGTCCACGACGGTCCAGCCGCCGTCGCACGGGACCGTCGTGCGGTCGTAGGTGTGCGAGGGCCGCACGATCGTGATGGGCGTCCCGCGGTCACGGTAGGCGCGCACGAGCAGGTCCTCGCAGGCGATCTTCTGCCGCGAGTACTCCCAGAACGGGTTGCGCAGCGGCGTCGACTCCACGATCGGCAGGTGCGTCGGCGGCGTCTGGTAGGCCGACGCCGAGCTGATGAACACGTACTGACCCGTGCGCCCGGCGAACAGGTCGAGGTCCTGCTGGACGTGCTCCGGCGTGAACGCGACGAAGTCCGCGACCACGTCGAACGACTCGTCCCCCAGCGCCGCCCGGACGGCCGCGGCGTCCCGGACGTCGGCGTGCAGGACGCGCACCCCCGCGGGCACGGGACGGGCCGACGACGCACCGCGGGTCAGGAGGGTCAGCTCGATCCCCACGGCCCTGGCGCGGGCCGCGCACGCCGCGCTGATGACCCCGGTACCGCCGATGAACAAGACTGTGAGCGCCACGGGTGACCTTCTCCTCGAACCTGCCGGTAGGGCGGGACCGCGCCCGACCGGGCCGCGCCGCCGCCCTCACGGTAGCCGTGCCATGTACAGACCGCCGCCGCGGGTGCATCGTGGAGTGATGGGAGAGGTCGTCGCACTGCCGCTGCGGCGGGCGAGCGTGCTGCCCGACGTCCGGGGAGACCGGCGCGCGCTCCAGGTCACGTGGCACGCGCAGGACGACGTGTTCGTCATCAGCCTCTGGCGGGCCGGGGAGTGCACCGGGAGCGTGCGCCTCGCCGCGGCAGACGCCGCGATCCTGGTCGGGGCGCTCGCCGACGGGCTCGCCGAGCGGGGCTGACCGGCTCAGTTCTTGATCTCGGCGCCGCCCATGATCGACGTGACGTGCACGTTCAGCTCGGGTGCGTGCGGGTCGACGGGCGCGATGGTCTTGTCGTCCCAGCCGCCGAGCACGGGCAGCCCGCTCACCCGGACGCGCCACGTCGGGGGCACCTTGATCTCGACGCCGCCCCACAGCACGAAGACGGCGATGTCGGCGCGGTCGGCGAGCCCGGCCTGGCGCAGGTCCACGGCGATGCCGCCCATGATCGCGCTGAGGCTGCCGCCGCGGAAGGCCTGCGACCGCGTCCGGCGCTCGGAGCCCCACCAGATCACTGCGGAGTTGATCACGTCGTCGTCGTCGCCGCGGGAGCCCAGCCGGGTGAGCAGCGTCAGGCCGACCAAGATGATCCCGATCGGCCAGAGCAGGTTCCACACGTTGACGTCGATCAGGTCGAGCCGATCGAGCTGGAAGAACGCGCCGACAGCGATCACGAAGACCGGCCCGATCCAGGCGCGCGGCACCGCGAACAGCGCCACGAGGCCGATCGCGACGATCACGAGCGGCCAGTAGGTCGAGAACAGCTCGCCGAGGCTCACCTCGACCACGCCGAGCTGGCCGAGCAGCGCCGCGACACCGACGGCGACGACGAACGCGCCGAGCAGGGCCTGCGACAGGGGGCGACGATTCATGCGGCCACGGTAGCGGCGCCGGCGCCCCCCAGATGCCAGATCGGCTCCGGTCAGTAGGGTTGCAGCATGCGCTACCGCACACTCGGGAACAGCGGGGCAGTCGTCTCCACCTACGCCCTCGGCACGATGACGTTCGGCGCCGAGGCCGACGAGCTGACGTCGCACGCCATCCTCGATGCGTTCGTGGGGGCCGGCGGGACGCTGGTCGACACGGCCGACGTCTACAGCGCGGGCACCTCGGAGCAGATCATCGGCACCTGGCTGGCCGCCCACCCCGCCGAGCGCGAGCAGCTCGTGCTCGCGACGAAGGCGCGGTTCGCTATGGGCGCGGGGGGCAACGACCTCGGCACGTCGCGCCGGCACCTGGCGCGGGCGCTCGACGCGTCGCTCACCCGGCTCGGCGTCGAGCAGATCGACCTGTACCAGCTGCACGCGTGGGACGCGGTGACGCCGCTCGCCGAGACGCTCCGGTTCCTCGACGACGCGGTCCGCGGCGGCAAGATCGCCTACTACGGCTTCTCGAACTTTCTCGGCTGGCAGCTCACGAAGGCCGTGCACCTCGCCCGCGCGCTCGGATTCACGCCGCCAGTCACCCTGCAGCCGCAGTACAGCCTGCTCGTGCGGGAGATCGAGTCGGAGATCGTGCCCGCCGCCCTCGACGCGCAGGTCGGGCTGCTGCCGTGGTCCCCGCTCGCGGGCGGCTGGCTGACCGGCAAGTACCGGCGCGACACCGATCCGACCGGCGCGACCCGCCTCGGCGAGGACCCCGAGCGGGGCATGGAGGCCTGGGGGCCGCGCAATGCGCAGGAGCGCACCTGGCGCATCATCGACGCGGTCGTCGACGTCGCCGGCGCGCACGGCGTCAGCCCCGCCCAGGTGGCGCTGTCCTGGCTCGAGGCGCAGCCTGCGGTCACCGCCGTCATCCTGGGCGCGCGCACGGTCGAACAGCTCACCGACAACCTCGGCGCGGTCGCCGTCGAGCTCGCGCCCGCCGAGCTGGACCGGCTCACCGAGGTCAGCGCGCCCGTCGTCGGCGACTACCCGTACGGCCCGGCCGGAGCCGACCAGCGCCACCGCGCCGTCGGCTGATCGCGACCCCGCCGATGGCCGCGCCGCCGCCGGGTGCCGGGCCGGGCATCGAGCCGGGCGTCGGACCGCCGCTGGAATCTGAGGTGCCGCTGGGGGCCGAGCTGGCCGCCCGCCGTGACGACGCCGTGGCCGCGGTCGACGCCGGCGAACGCGACTTCGGCCGCCTCGTCGAGGCGGCCAGGTCGGTGTCCACCGACGACGAGCACGATCCCGAGGGCGTCGGCCTCGCGGTCGAGCGGGCGCTCGTCGTCGCCGCGCTCGAGCGCGCACGCGAGCGGGTCGCCCGGCTCGACGACGCGCTGGCCCGTCTCGCCGACGGCACGTACGGCCGGTGCGACACCTGCGGCGGCCAGATCGGCGCCGACCGGCTACGCGCCCTGCCGGCGACGACCACCTGCATCGGTTGCGCGAGCGCGATGGGCCGGCGGTCCCTCGGCGGCTGAGCGCTCGCAAAATGCCCGCTGTGTCCCTTGCGTTCCGCGGCCGGCTGGCGCAGGCTGAACAGGCGGTGCATGACACCGCAGTGGGTTCAGACTCGAGCTCCGCACTCTCTCGGACGGATCGGCACACCGGCGCCGGACGAACGGACGACGTGATGGGGCTGGGACATGACTGAATCTTCCGCCGACGGGCCGATCATCCCCTGGAACTGGCAGAGCGGCGCGGCCTGCCAGAACAAGGACGAGACCCTCTTCTTCCACCCCCCGGGCGAACGCGGTTCGACCCGCCGCCGCCGGGACGCGCTCGCGAAGGCGATCTGCGCGACCTGCCCGGTGATCATGCAGTGCCGGGCCCAGGCACTCAAGGTGCGCGAGCCGTACGGTGTCTGGGGCGGCCTGTCCGAGCACGAGCGCGAGGCGCTGCTGCCTCCGCTGGTCCGCGACGCGATCTGACGGTCTGTACACCCGACTCCTTCGCGCCCGATCGGGCGGCGATCAGCCGCGCGGGCGGACGTCCAGCTCCACCTCCAGCTCGGCGGCCAGCGAATTGGGCTCCCACGCACGCCGCTGCACGAGTCGCAGCGAGGCCGCGCCCGCCCGCAGCGCCTCGAAGCCGAGCACCCGCTCACCGCCGCTGCCCCGGGGCGTGGTCGCCGCCTCGGTCCGGTCCTCGACGAGCCGCAGGGCGGCGTCGTC harbors:
- a CDS encoding WhiB family transcriptional regulator, coding for MTESSADGPIIPWNWQSGAACQNKDETLFFHPPGERGSTRRRRDALAKAICATCPVIMQCRAQALKVREPYGVWGGLSEHEREALLPPLVRDAI
- a CDS encoding protease inhibitor I42 family protein, with the protein product MAPARGEFSTMTLELRPTASTARQVVPVGERVVVRLPENATTGYRWHAEFDDAALRLVEDRTEAATTPRGSGGERVLGFEALRAGAASLRLVQRRAWEPNSLAAELEVELDVRPRG
- a CDS encoding zinc-dependent alcohol dehydrogenase, coding for MSDTPFEQAAPAAQSHRAGLSGPAPAATMRVARLHAIGDVRVAQEPRPVTGPGESLVRVTAIGLCGSDLHWFAQGGIGDAQLTRPLVLGHEFAGVVEGGPLDGQRVAVDPARPCGACEQCLEGNRNLCPTVGFAGHGANDGGLREYVAWPTELLHAVPTSLSDADAAMLEPLGVAVHAHDLGKPRIGAAVAVIGCGPIGLCLVQLARAGGAITVVAVEPLAHRRAAAAAMGADVVLDADAPDIEAQILAATGGRGVDVAFEAAGNDAAVGLAVGAARPGGRVILAGIPDRDDTSFPASVARRKGLTIKLSRRMKEVYRRSIALAAAGRVDVASVVSHTFGLDRAGEAFAVASDRVGLKVIVAPTS
- a CDS encoding aldo/keto reductase — its product is MRYRTLGNSGAVVSTYALGTMTFGAEADELTSHAILDAFVGAGGTLVDTADVYSAGTSEQIIGTWLAAHPAEREQLVLATKARFAMGAGGNDLGTSRRHLARALDASLTRLGVEQIDLYQLHAWDAVTPLAETLRFLDDAVRGGKIAYYGFSNFLGWQLTKAVHLARALGFTPPVTLQPQYSLLVREIESEIVPAALDAQVGLLPWSPLAGGWLTGKYRRDTDPTGATRLGEDPERGMEAWGPRNAQERTWRIIDAVVDVAGAHGVSPAQVALSWLEAQPAVTAVILGARTVEQLTDNLGAVAVELAPAELDRLTEVSAPVVGDYPYGPAGADQRHRAVG
- a CDS encoding LiaF transmembrane domain-containing protein → MNRRPLSQALLGAFVVAVGVAALLGQLGVVEVSLGELFSTYWPLVIVAIGLVALFAVPRAWIGPVFVIAVGAFFQLDRLDLIDVNVWNLLWPIGIILVGLTLLTRLGSRGDDDDVINSAVIWWGSERRTRSQAFRGGSLSAIMGGIAVDLRQAGLADRADIAVFVLWGGVEIKVPPTWRVRVSGLPVLGGWDDKTIAPVDPHAPELNVHVTSIMGGAEIKN
- a CDS encoding nucleoside/nucleotide kinase family protein, with the translated sequence MASTLDAAIGDTVPVVVQPVTPEALVGRLVGFVTALDAGRRWRIAIDGAPATAPGDLADALVGPLRAAGRPVVRASASDFLRRASLRWERGREDADALFEDWLDAGALTREVLVPFGPAGTGRYLPSLRDPVRDRSTRAGTLQAPAGAVLVLDGTLLLGRVTALDLSVHLALRPETLARRTPTADRWSLPAFARYAAEVDPERAADVVVRVDDPRHPALVLPV
- a CDS encoding NAD-dependent epimerase/dehydratase family protein produces the protein MALTVLFIGGTGVISAACAARARAVGIELTLLTRGASSARPVPAGVRVLHADVRDAAAVRAALGDESFDVVADFVAFTPEHVQQDLDLFAGRTGQYVFISSASAYQTPPTHLPIVESTPLRNPFWEYSRQKIACEDLLVRAYRDRGTPITIVRPSHTYDRTTVPCDGGWTVVDRMRRGLEVVVHGDGTTPWTLTHTTDFAVGFVGLLGAATAIGEAFHITSHEAPTWNTIYGDLAAAAGVEARLVHVPSDAIAAADPEIGAGLLGDKAHAMIFDTTKIRSLVPQFAPAVPFRQGAREIVAWHDADPARRVVDGRLNELFDGLISAYRPAAR
- a CDS encoding xylulokinase, with protein sequence MSGQPTVDGGGLVLAVDLSTTAAKAIASTTDGVVVAQASRPLRTAQPAPSQHEQDAEQWWAATQAAIAATVAQLDDPGRVRAVCLTHQRETFVCLDGEGRPLRPAILWLDGRAHAEIAALGSARVHELSGKPPDTTPAIYKLAWLASHEPEVLRAAARVGDVQAYLAARLTGRWATSHASADTLGLFDLRRLDWSDELVELAGLRRDQLPDLVAAGEQIAPLTPDVARSLGLPSPVPLVAGIGDGQAAGLGLGATEPGIAYLNLGTSMVLGVQSRGYRWDPAFRTLAGLRPGEFTLETILNAAAYLASWCREQFGAAGSDGQPGRELELGASRVPIGAEGLVTLPYWNAAQTPYWDPLARGATVGWHGRHTPAHLYRSILEGVGFELRLHLERLEEVTGTPITSIRAVGGGARSALWIQILTDITQRPVRVCAAPEVSAAGAAILAWDFVRADAALGDGALGDAALADAAPPVAALPSGRDVAPNPAVAAEYDALYAVYRTLYPALRPIFHALAATASPASAPGPSAL
- a CDS encoding TraR/DksA family transcriptional regulator is translated as MAAPPPGAGPGIEPGVGPPLESEVPLGAELAARRDDAVAAVDAGERDFGRLVEAARSVSTDDEHDPEGVGLAVERALVVAALERARERVARLDDALARLADGTYGRCDTCGGQIGADRLRALPATTTCIGCASAMGRRSLGG